In Streptomyces sp. SLBN-118, the following are encoded in one genomic region:
- a CDS encoding phosphatidate cytidylyltransferase, with product MNDSSWGAPPSAGFWGPPDQGPAPAGPAYDEHDAQQTRPMPIVPDFPDAGRDAEDRNDRDLNDDRDRGAARLSGPLFRDEIPQEPMPTPPPAAQPPQKKRAGRDLRAAIAVGVGLGAVIVASLFVVKAVFVGVIAVAVVVGLWELTSRLEERKQIKAPLVPLAVGGAAMVVAGYVRGAEGAWVAMALTALAVLVWRMTEPPEGYLKDVTAGVFAAFYVPFLATFVAMMLTADDGPQRVLTFLVLTVVSDTGAYAVGWRFGTHKLAPRISPGKTREGLVGAVTFAMAAGALLMEFVIDDGTWWQGLLLGFAVAASATLGDLGESMIKRDLGIKDMGTLLPGHGGIMDRLDSLLPTAPVVWLLMVIFVGSG from the coding sequence ATGAACGACTCTTCCTGGGGGGCCCCGCCGAGTGCCGGTTTCTGGGGACCGCCCGACCAGGGGCCTGCCCCGGCGGGTCCCGCATACGATGAGCATGACGCACAGCAGACTCGGCCCATGCCCATCGTGCCGGACTTTCCCGACGCAGGTAGAGACGCCGAAGACCGTAACGACCGCGACCTGAACGACGACCGCGACCGGGGGGCCGCTCGGCTGAGCGGCCCGCTGTTCCGGGACGAGATTCCGCAGGAGCCCATGCCCACCCCGCCGCCGGCGGCCCAGCCGCCTCAGAAGAAGCGGGCGGGTCGTGATCTGCGTGCGGCCATAGCGGTCGGTGTCGGGCTCGGCGCCGTGATCGTGGCATCGCTCTTCGTCGTCAAGGCCGTGTTCGTCGGCGTGATAGCGGTCGCCGTCGTCGTCGGGCTGTGGGAGCTCACCTCGCGTCTCGAGGAGCGCAAGCAGATCAAGGCGCCGCTGGTACCGCTCGCGGTGGGCGGCGCGGCAATGGTCGTGGCCGGTTATGTCCGCGGTGCGGAGGGCGCCTGGGTCGCGATGGCGCTGACGGCGCTCGCGGTCCTGGTCTGGCGGATGACGGAGCCGCCCGAGGGTTACCTGAAGGACGTCACGGCGGGTGTCTTCGCCGCGTTCTATGTGCCGTTCCTGGCGACGTTCGTCGCGATGATGCTCACCGCCGACGACGGGCCGCAGCGGGTGCTCACCTTCCTGGTACTGACCGTGGTCAGCGACACGGGTGCGTACGCGGTGGGCTGGCGCTTCGGCACCCACAAGCTCGCGCCGCGCATCAGCCCCGGGAAGACCCGCGAGGGCCTGGTGGGCGCGGTGACGTTCGCGATGGCTGCGGGCGCGCTGCTCATGGAGTTCGTGATCGACGACGGCACCTGGTGGCAGGGTCTGCTGCTCGGCTTCGCGGTCGCGGCCAGCGCGACGCTCGGTGACCTGGGCGAGTCGATGATCAAGCGGGACCTCGGGATCAAGGACATGGGCACGCTGCTGCCGGGACACGGCGGCATCATGGACCGGCTCGATTCGCTGCTGCCGACGGCTCCGGTGGTGTGGCTGCTGATGGTGATCTTCGTAGGGTCCGGTTGA
- the frr gene encoding ribosome recycling factor: MIEETLLEAEEKMEKAVLVAKDDFAAIRTGRAHPAMFNKIVADYYGALTPINQLASFSVPEARMAVVTPFDKSALRNIEQAIRDSDLGVNPSNDGNIIRVVFPELTQDRRKEYIKVAKTKAEDSKISIRSVRRKAKETIDKFIKDGEVGEDEGRRAEKELDDTTAKYVAQVDELLKHKEAELLEV, translated from the coding sequence GTGATCGAAGAGACCCTCCTCGAGGCCGAGGAGAAGATGGAGAAGGCCGTCCTGGTCGCCAAGGATGACTTCGCCGCGATCCGCACCGGACGTGCGCACCCGGCGATGTTCAACAAGATCGTGGCGGACTACTACGGTGCGCTGACCCCGATCAACCAGCTGGCCTCGTTCTCGGTTCCCGAGGCGCGGATGGCCGTGGTGACACCGTTCGACAAGAGCGCGCTGCGCAATATCGAGCAGGCCATCCGCGACTCCGACCTCGGCGTCAACCCGAGCAACGACGGCAACATCATCCGGGTGGTGTTCCCGGAGCTGACGCAGGACCGCCGCAAGGAGTACATCAAGGTCGCCAAGACCAAGGCCGAGGACTCCAAGATCTCGATCCGTTCCGTGCGCCGCAAGGCCAAGGAGACGATCGACAAGTTCATCAAGGACGGCGAGGTCGGCGAGGACGAGGGCCGCCGTGCGGAGAAGGAGCTCGACGACACCACCGCGAAGTACGTAGCGCAGGTCGACGAGCTGCTCAAGCACAAGGAAGCCGAGCTGCTCGAGGTCTGA
- the pyrH gene encoding UMP kinase: MNKGADANQAADDKSDHDVKQAGRFMLKLSGEAFAGGGGLGVDPDVVHAIAREIAAVVRDGAQIAVVIGGGNFFRGAELQQRGMDRARSDYMGMLGTVMNCLALQDFLEKEGIASRVQTAITMGQVAEPYIPLRAVRHLEKGRVVIFGAGMGMPYFSTDTTAAQRALEIDAEALLMGKNGVDGVYDSDPQTNPDAVKFDALEYGEVLTRNLKVADATAITLCRDNALPILVFELLAEGNIARAVKGEKIGTLVSDQGTRA, translated from the coding sequence ATGAACAAGGGCGCGGACGCCAACCAGGCAGCCGACGACAAGAGCGACCACGACGTCAAGCAGGCCGGGCGCTTCATGCTGAAGCTGTCCGGTGAGGCCTTCGCCGGCGGCGGCGGACTCGGCGTCGACCCCGACGTCGTACACGCCATCGCGCGCGAGATCGCCGCGGTCGTCCGCGACGGTGCGCAGATCGCGGTCGTCATCGGCGGCGGCAACTTCTTCCGCGGGGCCGAGTTGCAGCAGCGCGGCATGGACCGGGCTCGCTCCGACTACATGGGCATGCTCGGCACGGTGATGAACTGCCTCGCCCTCCAGGACTTCCTGGAGAAGGAGGGCATCGCCTCCCGTGTCCAGACCGCCATCACCATGGGGCAGGTCGCGGAGCCGTACATCCCGCTGCGCGCCGTACGCCACCTGGAGAAGGGGCGCGTCGTCATCTTCGGCGCCGGTATGGGTATGCCGTACTTCTCCACCGACACCACCGCCGCGCAGCGCGCCCTGGAGATCGACGCCGAAGCCCTGCTGATGGGCAAGAACGGCGTCGACGGGGTCTACGACTCCGACCCCCAGACCAACCCCGACGCGGTGAAGTTCGACGCGCTGGAGTACGGCGAGGTACTCACCCGCAACCTCAAGGTCGCCGACGCCACGGCCATCACTCTCTGCCGCGACAACGCTCTTCCGATCCTCGTCTTCGAGCTGCTCGCCGAAGGCAATATCGCTCGGGCCGTCAAGGGTGAGAAGATCGGCACGCTCGTGAGCGACCAGGGCACCAGGGCCTGA
- the tsf gene encoding translation elongation factor Ts, which produces MANYTAADVKKLRELTGAGMMDCKKALDEAEGNVDKAVEALRIKGQKGVAKREGRSAENGAVVSLIADDNTSGVIVELKCETDFVAKGEKFQAVANALATHVAASSPADLDALLASEIEAGKTVQAFVDEANANLGEKIVLDRFAQFSGAYVTAYMHRTMPDLPPQIGVLVELDKENAEVAKGVAQHIAAFAPKYLSREDVPAEVVESERRVAEETTRAEGKPEAALPKIVEGRVNGFFKEATLLGQPYALDNKKSVQKVLDEAGVTLKRFSRIKVGI; this is translated from the coding sequence ATGGCGAATTACACCGCCGCTGACGTCAAGAAGCTCCGCGAGCTCACCGGCGCCGGCATGATGGACTGCAAGAAGGCCCTGGACGAGGCCGAGGGCAACGTCGACAAGGCCGTCGAGGCACTGCGCATCAAGGGCCAGAAGGGCGTCGCCAAGCGCGAGGGCCGCTCCGCCGAGAACGGCGCCGTCGTCTCCCTGATCGCCGACGACAACACCTCCGGTGTCATCGTCGAGCTGAAGTGCGAGACGGACTTCGTCGCCAAGGGTGAGAAGTTCCAGGCCGTCGCCAACGCTCTGGCCACCCACGTCGCCGCGAGCTCTCCGGCCGACCTCGACGCGCTGCTCGCCTCCGAGATCGAGGCCGGCAAGACCGTCCAGGCGTTCGTCGACGAGGCCAACGCCAACCTCGGCGAGAAGATCGTCCTCGACCGCTTCGCGCAGTTCTCCGGTGCCTACGTCACGGCGTACATGCACCGCACCATGCCTGACCTCCCGCCGCAGATCGGTGTCCTCGTCGAACTCGACAAGGAGAACGCCGAGGTCGCCAAGGGCGTCGCGCAGCACATCGCCGCCTTCGCGCCGAAGTACCTCTCCCGCGAGGACGTCCCGGCGGAGGTCGTCGAGTCCGAGCGCCGCGTCGCCGAGGAGACCACCCGCGCCGAGGGCAAGCCCGAGGCTGCCCTCCCGAAGATCGTCGAGGGACGCGTCAACGGCTTCTTCAAGGAGGCCACTCTCCTTGGCCAGCCCTACGCGCTCGACAACAAGAAGTCCGTCCAGAAGGTTCTGGACGAGGCCGGTGTCACGCTGAAGCGCTTCTCGCGCATCAAGGTCGGCATCTGA
- the rpsB gene encoding 30S ribosomal protein S2, translated as MAVVTMRELLESGVHFGHQTRRWNPKMKRFIFTERNGIYIIDLLQSLSYIDRAYEFVKETVAHGGSIMFVGTKKQAQEAIAEQATRVGMPYVNQRWLGGMLTNFSTVYKRLQRLKELEQIDFEDVAASGLTKKELLVLSREKAKLEKTLGGIREMQKVPSAVWIVDTKKEHIAVGEARKLHIPVVAILDTNCDPDEVDYKIPGNDDAIRSVTLLTRVIADAVAEGLIARSGVATGDSKPGEKAAGEPLAEWERDLLEGEKKADDAEAEKPAEAAAEAPAAEAAPAAEAAPAAEAEKPAADAEQA; from the coding sequence ATGGCCGTCGTCACGATGCGGGAGCTGCTGGAAAGCGGCGTCCACTTCGGTCACCAGACCCGTCGTTGGAACCCGAAGATGAAGCGATTCATCTTCACGGAGCGCAACGGCATCTACATCATCGACCTGCTCCAGTCGCTGTCGTACATCGACCGCGCCTACGAGTTCGTCAAGGAGACCGTCGCCCACGGCGGCTCCATCATGTTCGTCGGTACCAAGAAGCAGGCCCAGGAGGCCATCGCCGAGCAGGCGACGCGCGTTGGCATGCCGTACGTCAACCAGCGTTGGCTGGGCGGCATGCTCACCAACTTCTCCACCGTCTACAAGCGCCTTCAGCGTCTGAAGGAGCTTGAGCAGATCGACTTCGAGGATGTGGCCGCGTCCGGCCTCACCAAGAAGGAGCTCCTGGTCCTCTCCCGCGAGAAGGCCAAGCTGGAGAAGACCCTTGGTGGTATTCGCGAGATGCAGAAGGTGCCCAGCGCCGTCTGGATCGTCGACACCAAGAAGGAGCACATCGCCGTCGGTGAGGCGCGCAAGCTCCACATCCCGGTCGTCGCGATCCTGGACACCAACTGCGACCCGGACGAGGTCGACTACAAGATCCCCGGCAACGACGACGCCATCCGCTCCGTCACCCTGCTCACCCGCGTGATCGCCGACGCCGTCGCCGAGGGCCTCATCGCCCGTTCCGGTGTCGCCACCGGCGACTCCAAGCCGGGCGAGAAGGCCGCCGGCGAGCCGCTGGCCGAGTGGGAGCGCGACCTCCTCGAGGGCGAGAAGAAGGCTGACGACGCCGAGGCCGAGAAGCCGGCCGAGGCCGCTGCTGAGGCTCCGGCCGCCGAGGCCGCCCCGGCCGCCGAGGCTGCCCCGGCGGCCGAGGCTGAGAAGCCGGCCGCGGACGCCGAGCAGGCCTGA
- a CDS encoding TetR/AcrR family transcriptional regulator: MAEHRTMQRGALLDAARSLLSEGGTEALTFPALAERTGLARSSVYEYFRSRAAVVEELCAVDFPVWAAEVETAMQQADSAEGKVEAYVRRQLDLVGDRRHRAVVAISASELDAGAREKIRAAHGGLIAMIVEALGELGQEQPRLAAMLLQGVVDAAVRRIEIGAGEDPEAIADAAVAMALRGVRG, encoded by the coding sequence GTGGCCGAGCACCGGACCATGCAGCGCGGCGCCCTGCTGGACGCCGCGCGCTCCTTGCTGTCCGAGGGCGGCACGGAGGCGCTGACCTTCCCCGCCCTCGCCGAGCGCACCGGCCTGGCCAGGTCCTCCGTCTATGAGTACTTCCGCTCCCGGGCCGCGGTCGTCGAAGAGCTGTGCGCGGTCGACTTCCCCGTCTGGGCGGCGGAGGTCGAGACCGCGATGCAGCAGGCGGACTCGGCCGAGGGCAAGGTCGAGGCGTATGTGCGCAGGCAGCTGGACCTCGTGGGCGACCGGCGTCACCGGGCGGTTGTCGCGATCTCCGCGAGCGAACTGGACGCGGGGGCACGGGAGAAGATCCGCGCCGCCCACGGCGGGCTGATCGCGATGATCGTCGAGGCGCTGGGCGAGCTGGGCCAGGAGCAGCCCCGGCTGGCGGCGATGCTGCTGCAGGGTGTCGTGGACGCGGCGGTGCGCCGCATCGAGATCGGCGCGGGGGAGGACCCGGAGGCGATCGCCGACGCGGCCGTGGCGATGGCACTTCGAGGCGTACGTGGCTGA
- the whiG gene encoding RNA polymerase sigma factor WhiG: MPQHTSGSDRAAVPPSARGTVRPPAPSSLDELWRSYKATGDERLREQLILHYSPLVKYVAGRVSVGLPSNVEQADFVSSGVFGLIDAIEKFDIDRSIKFETYAITRIRGAMIDELRALDWIPRSVRQKARAVERAYGTLEAQLRRTPSECEVAAEMGIAVDELHAVFSQLSLANVVALEELLHVGGEGGDRLSLMDTLEDTAADNPVEVAEDRELRRLLARAINTLPEREKTVVTLYYYEGLTLAEIGNVLGVTESRVSQIHTKSVLQLRAKLADVGR; the protein is encoded by the coding sequence ATGCCCCAGCACACCTCCGGGTCTGACCGCGCGGCAGTGCCCCCCTCTGCCCGTGGCACCGTGCGGCCCCCCGCTCCCTCGTCGCTCGACGAGTTGTGGCGGTCGTACAAGGCCACGGGTGACGAGCGGCTGCGCGAGCAGTTGATCCTGCACTACTCACCTCTGGTGAAGTACGTCGCGGGCCGGGTGAGCGTGGGGCTGCCGTCCAACGTTGAACAAGCGGACTTTGTCTCCTCCGGGGTCTTCGGACTCATCGACGCCATCGAGAAGTTCGACATCGACCGGTCGATCAAGTTCGAGACGTACGCGATCACCCGTATCCGTGGCGCGATGATCGACGAACTGCGGGCCCTGGACTGGATTCCGCGCTCCGTGCGGCAGAAGGCAAGGGCCGTGGAGCGGGCCTACGGCACGCTCGAGGCACAGCTGCGGCGTACACCGTCGGAGTGCGAGGTCGCCGCCGAGATGGGGATCGCGGTGGACGAACTACACGCGGTTTTCAGCCAGTTGTCCCTCGCGAACGTGGTGGCGCTGGAGGAGCTGCTGCATGTCGGCGGCGAGGGCGGCGACCGGCTCAGTCTGATGGACACCCTTGAGGACACGGCTGCCGACAATCCGGTCGAGGTCGCCGAGGACAGGGAGTTGCGCCGGCTGCTCGCCCGTGCCATCAATACCCTCCCCGAGCGCGAGAAGACCGTCGTCACCCTCTACTACTACGAGGGCCTCACCCTCGCCGAGATCGGCAATGTCCTCGGGGTCACCGAGAGCCGGGTCAGCCAGATCCACACGAAGTCGGTTCTGCAACTGCGCGCGAAGCTGGCCGACGTCGGGCGCTGA
- the dprA gene encoding DNA-processing protein DprA: MPDAGGELRTVTREDERLARAALTRVIEPGDEHGGRWLREFGARGLMARLTAREHEEAGLTGATARRLAGYRTRAAGADPDRDLAAVAAAGGRFICPGDQEWPTQLDDLGDGRPIGLWVRGRADLRTWALRSVAVVGARACTPYGAHMAATLCAGLAERGWVVVSGAAFGVDGSAHRGALSLGGATVAVLACGVDVVYPRGHAELIGRIAEQGLVIGELPPGDHPTPSRFVLRNRVIAALTRGTVVVEAEYRSGSLATARSAQKLGRYTMGVPGPATSGLSAGVHELLRGEGVLVTDAAEVAELVGNIGDLAPDRRGPVLPRDLLDPVSARILEAIPARGAVDGRWLARATGTTPDETLGRLYELHALGFVEREGDGWHLTRSAIRGSNARRGGP; encoded by the coding sequence ATGCCGGACGCAGGGGGAGAGCTCCGGACGGTCACCAGGGAGGATGAGCGGTTGGCGCGGGCCGCGCTGACACGGGTGATCGAGCCGGGGGACGAGCACGGCGGGCGATGGCTGCGCGAGTTCGGGGCCCGGGGCCTCATGGCGCGGCTGACCGCACGTGAGCACGAAGAGGCGGGGCTGACCGGAGCCACGGCCAGGCGGCTCGCGGGCTACCGGACACGGGCGGCGGGGGCCGACCCCGACCGCGATCTGGCCGCGGTCGCCGCCGCAGGGGGCCGCTTCATCTGCCCGGGCGACCAGGAATGGCCGACCCAGCTCGACGACCTCGGTGACGGCAGACCAATCGGACTCTGGGTGCGGGGGCGGGCCGACCTGCGCACATGGGCGCTGCGCTCGGTCGCTGTGGTCGGAGCGCGAGCCTGCACTCCGTACGGCGCGCACATGGCGGCCACCTTGTGCGCGGGGCTCGCCGAGCGTGGCTGGGTCGTGGTGTCGGGAGCGGCCTTCGGTGTCGATGGATCGGCGCACCGGGGCGCACTGTCCTTGGGCGGGGCCACCGTCGCCGTACTCGCCTGCGGGGTCGATGTCGTCTATCCACGCGGACATGCCGAGTTGATCGGACGCATCGCCGAACAGGGGCTGGTCATCGGAGAGTTGCCGCCAGGCGACCATCCCACGCCCAGCAGATTCGTCCTGCGTAATCGGGTCATCGCAGCCCTGACCAGGGGCACCGTGGTCGTCGAGGCCGAATACCGCAGCGGCTCCCTCGCCACTGCACGCAGCGCACAGAAGCTCGGCCGCTACACGATGGGAGTCCCCGGTCCGGCCACCAGCGGGCTCTCGGCCGGTGTGCACGAACTCCTGCGCGGGGAGGGAGTGCTGGTCACCGACGCCGCGGAAGTGGCAGAACTCGTAGGGAACATCGGTGACCTTGCGCCTGACCGGCGGGGGCCTGTGCTCCCCAGGGATCTGCTGGATCCCGTCAGCGCGCGGATTCTTGAGGCCATACCTGCCCGAGGTGCGGTCGACGGCCGGTGGCTGGCGCGGGCCACCGGGACGACGCCCGACGAGACGCTCGGCAGGCTGTACGAACTGCACGCGCTGGGCTTCGTCGAACGGGAGGGAGATGGATGGCACTTGACGCGTAGCGCGATCCGCGGTTCGAACGCGCGGCGAGGCGGTCCTTGA